GAAATTGGACAATATTGGTTTATAAGTAAATGTTTTCGTGAAATTAGGCTGTGAGGAATGAGAAGGATTTAGAGAGTTTAAATGTGCCTCGAAAATATCGGGACATGAAGACCTTCTGGAAATACTATTCCGGCGAGGAAGTTGCTCCGTTCCCCACAATATTCATCGGTGGAAATCACGAAGCTTCTAATTATTTGTGGGAACTGTGAGTCCCTTCTTCAGCTATAAGCTATAGCATTcccttccaatttttctgtttgtcgttttttatttttattttttaatgaataatgTCTTTGCCATTTTCCCTGTgatttttacttcttttttttttttcctttctgtttTTCAGGTATTATGGAGGGTGGGCAGCACCTAATATATACTTCTTGGGGTTTGCTGGGGTAGTCAAGTTTGGAAACATTCGAATTGGTGGGCTGTCTGGAATTTACAACCGGCACAATTATTGCAAAGGTTAGTTTGCTTTAAATTTGTGTCATTCCAGATGTTTATTACTTTGCTTATCGTTTGTTGATGAAACATAGTTATTTATGTTGGGatattattcttattcttaAGTATAGCTATGGTATGGGGAATTTTTGCTATATGGGGTGTTATAACAAGGGTAACTTGTTCCTCCTCCTGACCAGGGCACTATGAGAGGCCTCCTTATAATGAGAGTACTATCAGGTCCATATATCATGTTCGTGAGTATGATGTCCACAAACTCATGCAAGTTGAGGAACCaattgatatttttctttcacatGATTGGCCTGTTGGAATCACTGATTGTGGGGACTGGAAGAAACTTGTTCGGGACAAACCTTTTTTTGAGAAGGAGGTAATTGCAAGAATGGAAAAATGAGTTGGTAAGCTTTGATAGGTATGATTTTAAATATCTTGTGTCGTTTAAAATGTCATTAGGTTCAGGAAAGAAATCTTGGGAGTAAACCAGCTGCTCAATTGCTAGAAAAACTGAAACCACCTTATTGGTTTTCAGCTCATCTACACTGCAAATTTGCTGCTCTTGTTCAGCACGAGGAAGATATTTCAGTGACAAACTTTCTTGCCCTTGACAAGTGCCAACCAGGACGCAAATTTCTGCAGGtatttgatgtgattttgaatgtAGTATATAGGGTGTTCCCCTGGAGTCATTGCTGGTAGCTAATGGTCCTATGTGTGacattttctggttttttagGTTATTGAAATTGAATCTGAGCCAGGCCCTTATGAAATCCAGTATGATGAAGAATGGCTAGAAATAACTCGGCGATTTAACTCTAATTTCCCTCTCACAAATAGAAGTGCAAATTTTTGGTGTGTACCTCTTTAGAAATGTATTGTGAATGCTACCGATGATCCGACTGTTAaatcttttcttcctctttacCCTTTTAACTGTCTTTTTCTATTGTAAAGTAGCTACTAAGTGCGTATGTTATACTGTAGGAATGTACATCTTGACAAGCAAGATTGTCGTCAATGGGTCAGGAGAAATTTACAAGCAAGAGGGGCTAGACCTTTTGAATTCACCCAGACAGCTCCACCTTACAATCCCTCTAACTTTGTCCCGAGCGGTACCTTTCCTGGTAAGGATAATTATGCCATCCTTTGTGTAATATCATTTGATATGTTGATAAACAAGAACATCTTATGTTAATActacaatttttcttttggcagaATACACTCGGAATCCTCAGACAGAATCTCTTTTGCAGTTTCTGGAACTTCCTTACCTTCTTGATAACACGTCAGAATCATCACAAGTACCCAGGAGTCCTCTTCCATTGATCCGTACAGGtaacaattttttcttctctgtcCTTGTTAagaattttctcttttaagCTTTCCTAAAACTAATTTCAAAGCTTTCTTTAGGTTCTCTTGAAGATAACAGTGAAGACCTTGCTGAAGATGCGGTGGATACTAAAACTGAAAATATTTGAAGCTCCTGTTGTGTAGTTTTGTTGCTTTCTGTCagtttcaaaatatttttgctgATCAATGACATTAGGTTCTCTCAGTTGAAGTTTATGTAATCGAATTTCATGTATGGTCAATCAGGTTGGTCTGGCGTCTGGCCTCGTCTTCCAGCCCTCTGAcctctttttttcaaaattttcattgttttagGCCAGTTAGTTTTAGACTATATTTTATTCAGTGTCTAATTTTTGTAAGGGTGAGCAAATCACATATTGGCCCAATAAGAACAAGAGATATACTGACTTGTGTAAAAATCATTCATCTGTCTAACAGATGAAATTTTGTAggtttattaattaattaatttatttttatcatgaCTAGTTCTTGTACTATTTCAAATACACGGTCTTCGTCTCCGTTTTTTCAATTCGATCAATGCATTCCTCATCTTCTTATGTATCACGTGAATCTCATCCTAGACATCAGTTCTatccaattttcaaattttcccgAGAGTTAATAAATGGGGTCTGAAtctgataataaaaaatgtttGCTATCATAGAGCCACACAAAATCctatttttgcttctttcttttcttggtgCGATGAGTAATTTTCTCAACCAAAGTGAAGCCATCTACCTTCTGACATTACCAAAACCACATTAATGCAGCCTTAAATAAAACTTACAACATATGATTCCACATGGCCAACTATCTCTTGCTCTCTCCatatccctctctctctctctgatatTTTCTGACTTTGAATGCTCTATAATAATACAAGAGCCAAGAAGTCAATGTCTTAAGCGTTCCTCTGTATGGTTTAGGCTCCATGAAAATAAACCAATATGGAGAAAAGACCAACAGCCTTCTTTTACACACATGGTGTCTTCTTTGTGTGGTTATGTTTAGCTGCTTCTGCTTCTTGTGATGAGCTCACATTGAGTTTCTACTCAGCTTCATGCCCTTCTGCTGAGCTCATGGTCAGAAACACAGTCAGATCAGCTTCTGACATGGACCCTACCATCCCTGGGAAGCTTCTTCGCTTGCTCTTCCATGATTGCTTTGTGGAGGTAAACAACTCTAGCTTGCTCTCTTAGATGCCTTATGCCTCATTGATTTTCGGCATTGATTTGAATTGACACTAAGCTCCCTCCCccaaggaaaaaataattcttaaACCATGAAAATGGGTGGCTTCTTTCATGCATGTTTGTTTGTGTAATGTTTTTCATGATTTCAGGGTTGTGATGCATCTGTGCTTCTACAAGGAACTGGGACTGAGAGAAGTGATCCAGCAAACACATCTCTGGGAGGCTTTTCAGTGATTGATTCAGCAAAAAGACTGCTTGAAATTTTCTGTCCAGGAACTGTTTCTTGTGCTGACATTGTTGCTTTGGCTGCTAGAGATGCTGTTGAAATTGTTAAGATCCATCTCCCTCATTAACTGTTATGTTTTCTtcattaattcttttttaattttctgcaTCTTCTAGTTGggtatttattatatttatggtATGACTGGAAAACAGTCTGGGGGACCTGTAGTTCAGATTCCAACTGGTAGGAGAGATGGAAAGGTTTCTGCAGCTTCAAATGTCAGGCCTAATATTGTAGACACAAGTTTTACAATGAATGAGATGATTAAGCTCTTCTCATCTAAAGGGTTGTCTTTGGATGACCTTGTCACCCTATCAGgtacaattttatttatctagACACATGTTTTTGCTTGCCAAAAGTTTGATTGAACCACTTTTTTGTTagtttaaaaatttaaagagaggTTGAAGTCTTTTAGGTACACCATTAACTGCTTTCTTTGATGATATTATTCCAGGAGCTCACACTATTGGATCAGCTCATTGTGGTGCATTCAGTGACAGGTTCCAACAAGATTCCAAAGGCAAACTCAAACTCATTGACACATCCTTAGACAACGCTTATGCAGAGGAGCTCATGAGACAGTGCCCTGCGGGCGCAAATCCATCTACAACAGTCAAAATTGATCCTAACACTTCGTTTGCGTTCGATAATCATTACTACCAAAATCTCTTAGCCCACAGAGGGCTATTTCAATCGGATTCCGTCCTGTTAAGTGATGACAGAACAAGGAAGCTAGTGGAGAGTTTTGCACAGGACCAAGTTATTTTCTTGGAGAGTTGGGCTCAGTCATTCTTGAAGCTTGCTAGCATTGGCGTCAAGACTGGTGAAGAAGGCGAAATTCGAGCCTCTTGTCCAACAACTAATGCatgaaagaatgaaaaatagttgcaaatttgcaagtTCTTACTTTGAAAGTGTTACGTCCTCAATGCCACAAGTtgcttaaaattaaaacaacttTAAGATGCATttgtaaaaaatttatattgtttATGTTACATTAAAATTTACAAGAGTTCTTTATTCGTTTGTTTGCTATGTTGGCCTCTCTGtaaaatgaagagaaaaaccaaaatgttATCTTTATGTTATCATATTCATGACAAAtataaaccttttttttttttttctcattttaaatttaaaacacatcCATTTGCAGGGAATTAAACGTAGAAACATAAAGTGACCGTTTCCCATTTCAAACCGATATTTCAAACAAACTAAACTCAACCCGCCATTGTTGCTGCCACCACTTAGCTCTGTAGCTCTGAACTAGCGCGTACTTGGACCCAGAGCTACCTCTGTTTGTTAGTCTTACATTGCTCTTCCTTCACCATAACTCATAACGCCATACTAGTTAGCAGAGCCTACTTCCCTCGTTTTCTTTGAATTTCCAACAAAATTAGatcttttttatattgttttttggcTCGACCAAATTGGCATGACCAAGTTGGtgaattcaatttctttttagtGTTGGGTGTTCGGAAAAGGGAAAGGCTTTATCTTTGTTTATGTAGCGAAAACGGCATTGGTGGCTTCTCATGAATGAGGGCACTGCACTCGCTCCTTGGCAGCACAGTGAATGCTTTGTGCAAGGTTTCGATAACCCATTGTAGAGAAATCAAATTAGGGGTCCTTGCAGACGTTTACTACGGCAACAATATCCTAAATGGATATGCAAGATgtcatgatttttttcttgctCACAAAATGTTCGACGACATGCCCCAAAGAGACACTGTGTCTTGGAATACGATGATTGCTGGGCATGTGAACTGTGGGAACTTTGAGACTGCGTGGGAGATACTAAGAGAGATGAAAGGATGCGGATTCGATTTTGATGGGTATACATTTGGAAGCATACTTAAGGGGGTCGCTTGTGCTTATCGATGTGATCTTGGGGAACAAGTGCATTCCATGGTTGTTAAGACTGGTTACGTGGGTAATGTTTATTCGGGAAGTGCTCTTTTGGACATGTATGCAAAGTGTGGGAGAGTTGAGGAAGCGTATGTGGTCTTCGATTCCTTGCCAGAACGTAATTCTGTGTCATGGAATGCATTAATTGCTGGTTTTGTGCAAGTAGGTGATCGTAAAACTGCATTTTGGTTGATGAATTGTATGGAGCAGGAGGCGGTGAAGCTTGATGATGGCGCAATTGCTCCAATATTGACATTACTTGATGATGCTGAGTTTTACAAGTCCACAATGCAAATCCATTGTAAAATTCTGAAACATGGGCTGGATTGTAAAAGTACTGTGTGCAATGCCACAATCACTTCATACTCAGAGTGTGGGTCGATAGAAGATGCCGAAAGAGTGTTTGATGGTGCTTTTGGTAGTAGAGATTTGGTAACATGGAATTCCATGCTAGCAGCATACTTGATTCATAAGAAAGAACTACTCGCTTGCAAACTCTTCATAGACATGCAAATGCTTGGGTTTGAACCAGATATCTACAGTTATACGAGCATCATCAGTGCCTATTCTGAAGATGTACATAAAAACCATGGAAAATCCTATCATGGATTGGTAATAAAAAGGGGACTAGAAAAGTCAGAGCCAATCTCTAATGCTTTGATAGCCAGGTATCTCAAGTCAAATAGCAATTCCATGGAAGAAGCATTACAGATATTTAAATCTATGGAGTCTAAGGATCGTGTTTCTTGGAACTCCATTTTGACTGGATTATCACAAATGGGGTTGAATGAATATGCCTTGAAATTCTTTGGACATATGAGATACGCGGAGGTAGAGATTGATCATTATGCCTTCTCAGCTGTCCTCAGGTCTTGTTCAGATTTAGCAACCCTCCAACTGGGTCAAGAGATACATGCCTTGGCACATAAGTCAGGGCTTGAGTCCAATGAATTTGTTGCTAGTTCTTTGATCTTTATGTATACTAAGTGTGGGATCATTGAGGATGCTAGAGAATCCTTTGAACAGACCCCCAAAGACAGCTCAATCACTTGGAATTCGATTATTTTTGGATATGCACAGCATGGACAGGGATATGTTGCACTTGACCTCTTCTTCCaaatgaagaaggaaaaggtGAAACTTGATCATATAACCTTTGTTGCAGTTCTAACAGCTTGTAGCCACATGGGTTTGGTTGAACAAGGCTGCAAGTTTCTAATGTCCATGGAATCTGATTATGGAATAACCCCACGAATGGAGCATTATGCTTGTGCAGTGGATCTATATGGGCGCGCTGGGCGTCTAGATGAGGCGAAAGCTTTGATTGAAGCAATGCCTTTTAAACCCGATGCAATGGTTTTGAAGACTTTATTGGGTGCCTGTAGGGCTTGTGGGAATATTGAATTAGCTAGTCAAATAGCAGGCTATCTGCTAGAGCTAGAGCCTGAAGAGCACTGCACTTATGTTCTTCTTTCCGACATGTATGGACATCTCAAAAGGTGGGATGAAAAAGCTAGTGTAAAGAGGCTTATGAGGGAAAGGGGTGTGAGAAAAGTCCCCGGTTGGAGTTGGATAGAAATTAAGAATgaggttttttctttcaaagcTGAAGATCGTTCCCACTCCCATTGTGAAGAGATATATTGTGTATTGGGAGTTTTAATGGAGGAAATCAAGAGGATGGATTTTGATGCTAATGTAAAGGCTTTGTTGCATGATTTGGATCCTATGGACTGGTACTGTGATAATGCTCTTCTCCAAAACTATGATTCAGTGTTGTCGGCTGCATAAGGCAAGCTCACCAACTTTTTTCAAGATACCAAATTTTGTTTCACATCCGTATACGCTGTTGGATACGTTATTTCTTCTAATGATGcatattactttttttttcccctgaAAAAAGGGACTTGAGACTTTGGAAATGGTTCAAGTTAATCAAATTTCTCATTCAATATGAACATAGGCTGGTTACCAAGGAATGAAGCAATCGTTGAAATGCAAATGTGATTTCTTTCTACTTTACTTCATTGTGAAGCATTTTTACTTGCCTTGTTGCTAATGTGAACTTATTGCAAAAACCCTTTTGCTTATAGACAAGAACATTTTCTGATGTAAGAACCAGAAAAGGTGATGGGAGGTTTTAAGGGAACTCCTGCTCTCGGAGACAGAAACCCTTTCACTTATAGACAAGAACTCTAGTTGCTCAAGGGTTGATATTGTTATGGACTTTTattaaaatcattaatttctgttttttctgTTGCATTgaacatattttaataaacaatttcaattattaCATCATAAGGGGTGATGACTTTTCGAAGGGAACATCCCAAGAGTGtgaatacaaataaaacttcaTCTTTATGTAGTTTGGATCATTCCTTGATGAATATTTAACAAAACACTAGAATGCCAAAAGCAATGAGCTGCCATGACAGGAATTTCCTTTGTCTTATGTATCCTCATCTTTCCCAATGCAAATGTACCTTCAGATTCAGAAGCTTGCTAGCACCAAACATTGACTCAGTCTCTCTCAACTACATTACATTTATATTGTAGAAAGAAAGCCTTCTGgttttcatttatttctttgggttggttttcttttggcaTTTTGCAACACCAAATTGGCAGCAGGTGACAGATGATTAATTACTAGTTTGAAGATTTGATATAATCTTAGGCACTATAAAAGTAGCCTTGTTAATTAGTTTGATTGATGTATAATATTTGATGTAATGGGTTGTCAAGATTTTATCCAGAGATTCAGagaaatcttttttttcaatttttattaaacccTTTTCATCTTTTTCAATGGTGCACAGTGCACTATCTGAGTGGGGGAATTGGGAAACTAAtggatgaaaaataataattggggCATGCCAAATTGACAAATGCGTAAAGAAGATGAAACCTATCAAAAACATTACTTGTTGGCAATTGGAAACTGCAGGATGATTGGAAGTTAAGCCATCAAAATCTCTATCagcatctctctctcactcatcTTTTGGGACAGATTCCAGCTTTCTTCCACCACCCACTACAACCTCTCTGTCTACCCCACACCCAAGCAAGATTCCAACTGATCATCTTCGCTCTCTGATAACAGATTCCAGCTATTAATTTATTCCCACCAGAAATTAGGGACGTCCCATTCACAATCAAACAAACACAAGATAACTTTGCTGGACCAACCTTGCTGCTGGCCgcccattttctttatttcttctaAGGCAATTACATTATTATGACAACGATTGTCTTAATCTCAAATATCATGAAGTACAGAAACGATTGTCTtaatttcagatatttttcttcACGCTACAATAGTAAATACAATTAGTTTCTACCTCAACCTTTTTGAGGCATTTCGACAAACTGtttaaggaaaatatcaaTAGCTAACTGAATTGATGAGCCAGATTAAGAACATAGATGTCCGAGTGGAGAATATAgtaatttataaacaaatgaatcgttccaataataattttttaaaagaactAATGATAGAGACcaattgtttaaattaaacaacactttgttttcttgtaaTAATTTCAACTAGTTGGATTGGATGATTGGTGTGGTCTTCGTGGACTCAATTATTTCTTCGGCAAGTGTACAATTATGTTGATCAGGTCAACATGGCTCCTATACACGATATGTATGAATACTAATATTTTACAATGTTGTCAAATTATGAATCGGAAGAATTCATGTTATACAATTTAGATGATAGAATATTAATTAGCATGCCAGAGACTTACATAATAGAACGAATAATTGTTAGTTATAGTGGAGTTTTAACTTGTGGAGTACGTTAGAAGTGGGGTGGGGGGATTTTGGGTGGGTGGGAAACCACTTGAAATCcaatatttttactttttgagCAAAtaaaagcatgaaaaataatttcatgaTTCCATCGACCTCCCACCCCATCCCATCCCAGCAGCCTCTCTCCACCGAAAAATCAAGTGCCGCAGATTACAGGATGATTGATTGCTTCCTATCTCTTTTTCTGtgtgaaagtgaaaaaaccaatcaataaaagagaacaaaaagaCCCAACATTGTTGACAATTGAGAACGTTGTCTTTACAGACGATTTTGGTTGGACCCAAGTCATTCAAGTGTGAAACTACCAACTATGAAGTAGTGCCATTCGTATGgtaaaaaaacaagagaacaaaacaaataatggATGCTGAAAAATACTGATTgttaatattttatgtttcttcTGCAAGGATGAGATGAATGCAAGAATTTAATTAAGGTTCCTAATCTCAGAATTTGCCTAATTAACAAGAAAATCATGTcctccggaaaaaaaaaaaatttaataataataataataataacaagaaAATCATGTCCGTACAGTAATGCTAATTAGGGTAGTACACAGGTTCAGTAAGCAATCACGTGTGGGATCCCTTTAGCTATCAGTAGGACAGATAAATGGCCGTGCTTTTAATGTAGTTTAATAATTAGAAACGTCTCTTGTAGGGCACTCTTTAAATCATATGTAAAAAAAAGCAACCAAACCGGAAATCGTTTAGTCATTTAATTGTTATTGGACGAACACAGAACTATCCCAATGTTACTCAATCGAGTTAAACGAACTccaatttagtttttttttttttgggtataaaTGATCTTTAAAGTGCTATACCTCGAAAGTAAACGGTTTTCATCCTCATACCACAACAGAAAGAAGTACAAATGCAAATGGAATGTAGCAAACTTTCCCCTATTAATCTACCAGAATTAATTATCAAACATTTAGTGCTAATGACGAAGAGTGAGGTCAATGTAAGGCGGCTGCCTAAGGTCACACTCATAGGCATAGCCAAGGCCCATGCTTTGTTTTATCCCAAACAAAATGGTGAGCTAAGGCTGCCTCCTCACCTATAGCCTATAGGCACTTTTAAACGCTATGTATTTGTCAATATCTGTACACGATGGTTGGACTAAATttatctttataaaaaaaaaaatagtttcacAAGAAATTATTGTATGATATTGgaaaatacatataaatatattgtatatgtatttatgttaATTAATGTAACATCCTATATACTCTCATATCTACTTATATTTTCGAAACAAATCCATGGATGATGTCGTTTTTTGCATTTGACATTGATGTGGAAGctgcataataattttttactgTTATAATGGGTGACGTGTGAGAATTGGAAACCCATTGTCTCTCCATTCAGCTTATAAGGCTAAAGGGTTGTATGCTTTGAGGAGCAAACATCATTTTACATCTGTGGGTGGGAGTTTAGGTTAGCTAGCTTGTGAAATAATCATGGCAGCTCCCATTTCTAGCTCCTCCTTCCTCATGAGGTATATCATTTGTTGCTCAGGTTTTCTATGCCTAATTCTGTGCTCTTTGGAGAAGGGCTTTGCCTTGGAAGAAAGAGAACATGCTCACACAGTTGAAGTCAATTCTCTGCTGCCTGCAACCACCTGcagctcctcctcctcctcctcctccaccaaaGGTCAATATCTCTGAAACCCTTTTTGtttatctctctccctctttctaTCCTCTGTGTGCATGTTTTCTTGTCACATTTGCTTTAATTTGATTGCAATGGTGGAAGtagatatacatatatttatatatacagtactgctgctgctggtcATCGGAGAATCCAATTCTTTAACCCATGAGCAACAAGCCATAAGAACATTTCtttctataaaatatatatatactttgaTAAAGATGGCATAGATTAGATTCTGCAAAATCTTTAAAtggtttattatttttgaaataataataataaagtttTGGTAGGAGATGTAACTTTCAGCagcatgtatatataataatattatattgtcAATAAACTTATAATTTAGTgttacataaataattaaagaatttTTCCTTCCAGGGTTTTGTTAATTGAGATCATCATTTTTGTTTATGGATCATTTAATTTACGGATTAAAAGATTTTATGGTATTAAttaagtttttgtttaaagATTACGCATGCAATCAGTAAACATGactctttatttaattaattaaaggaaTTTCGACTATGATTGCTCAttacaaacacaaacacacaaagaCATATGTGAGTTTTGAGTTTCTTCCCACTTGGAAGTCCTTTTTTGCAAGCTACGTAATCATCAAGCATGTTCCTTCCTTGGCCAATCATGGCCACATAAGCAGGTACGATAGGCACTGCCAGCCAGCAGGACACCCTACCCCTTCCATATTGATGCCTAGTGACGACATATACCAAAATAATTTGTGCATAAGTTGGTCTTTACATTAAAACAGCCCAATATAGAAGTTATGATATATTGGATTGTTGTGCAATTTAATTAGTTCctatcttat
The window above is part of the Prunus dulcis chromosome 1, ALMONDv2, whole genome shotgun sequence genome. Proteins encoded here:
- the LOC117618140 gene encoding lariat debranching enzyme, with the protein product MKIAVEGCMHGDLDNVYRTLQHYEKLHSTKIDLLLCCGDFQAVRNEKDLESLNVPRKYRDMKTFWKYYSGEEVAPFPTIFIGGNHEASNYLWELYYGGWAAPNIYFLGFAGVVKFGNIRIGGLSGIYNRHNYCKGHYERPPYNESTIRSIYHVREYDVHKLMQVEEPIDIFLSHDWPVGITDCGDWKKLVRDKPFFEKEVQERNLGSKPAAQLLEKLKPPYWFSAHLHCKFAALVQHEEDISVTNFLALDKCQPGRKFLQVIEIESEPGPYEIQYDEEWLEITRRFNSNFPLTNRSANFWNVHLDKQDCRQWVRRNLQARGARPFEFTQTAPPYNPSNFVPSGTFPEYTRNPQTESLLQFLELPYLLDNTSESSQVPRSPLPLIRTGSLEDNSEDLAEDATNMEKRPTAFFYTHGVFFVWLCLAASASCDELTLSFYSASCPSAELMVRNTVRSASDMDPTIPGKLLRLLFHDCFVEGCDASVLLQGTGTERSDPANTSLGGFSVIDSAKRLLEIFCPGTVSCADIVALAARDAVEISGGPVVQIPTGRRDGKVSAASNVRPNIVDTSFTMNEMIKLFSSKGLSLDDLVTLSGAHTIGSAHCGAFSDRFQQDSKGKLKLIDTSLDNAYAEELMRQCPAGANPSTTVKIDPNTSFAFDNHYYQNLLAHRGLFQSDSVLLSDDRTRKLVESFAQDQVIFLESWAQSFLKLASIGVKTGEEGEIRASCPTTNA
- the LOC117614723 gene encoding putative pentatricopeptide repeat-containing protein At3g25970 yields the protein MRALHSLLGSTVNALCKVSITHCREIKLGVLADVYYGNNILNGYARCHDFFLAHKMFDDMPQRDTVSWNTMIAGHVNCGNFETAWEILREMKGCGFDFDGYTFGSILKGVACAYRCDLGEQVHSMVVKTGYVGNVYSGSALLDMYAKCGRVEEAYVVFDSLPERNSVSWNALIAGFVQVGDRKTAFWLMNCMEQEAVKLDDGAIAPILTLLDDAEFYKSTMQIHCKILKHGLDCKSTVCNATITSYSECGSIEDAERVFDGAFGSRDLVTWNSMLAAYLIHKKELLACKLFIDMQMLGFEPDIYSYTSIISAYSEDVHKNHGKSYHGLVIKRGLEKSEPISNALIARYLKSNSNSMEEALQIFKSMESKDRVSWNSILTGLSQMGLNEYALKFFGHMRYAEVEIDHYAFSAVLRSCSDLATLQLGQEIHALAHKSGLESNEFVASSLIFMYTKCGIIEDARESFEQTPKDSSITWNSIIFGYAQHGQGYVALDLFFQMKKEKVKLDHITFVAVLTACSHMGLVEQGCKFLMSMESDYGITPRMEHYACAVDLYGRAGRLDEAKALIEAMPFKPDAMVLKTLLGACRACGNIELASQIAGYLLELEPEEHCTYVLLSDMYGHLKRWDEKASVKRLMRERGVRKVPGWSWIEIKNEVFSFKAEDRSHSHCEEIYCVLGVLMEEIKRMDFDANVKALLHDLDPMDWYCDNALLQNYDSVLSAA